Proteins from a single region of Anastrepha ludens isolate Willacy chromosome 5, idAnaLude1.1, whole genome shotgun sequence:
- the LOC128863877 gene encoding hepatocyte nuclear factor 1-beta-B-like yields the protein MSSPMGDDTTTKSAPSTQRPQITTTTNTYQQHASMNTSAATVVIAAATAATATTVTPTQHTSHSHHHHHHQQQQQHCTATAVVDGNVAVYAAASTVSTVQQPPHQQSQQPQHLPLLQRPTAHASSSNPSSSSHYVCYLPVLKPDVVLSDRGLFTVYCFVRDFVR from the coding sequence ATGTCCTCACCGATGGGCGACGACACCACAACTAAATCGGCGCCAAGCACGCAACGACCGCAAAtcactacaacaacaaacacttacCAACAACATGCGAGCATGAACACTTCCGCAGCCACTGTTGTTATTGCAGCAGCCACAGCCGCCACTGCAACCACAGTAACACCAACACAACACACTAGCCacagtcatcatcatcatcaccaccaacaacaacaacaacactgcaCGGCAACAGCTGTTGTCGATGGAAATGTGGCTGTGTATGCAGCTGCGTCGACGGTGTCTACTGTGCAACAGCCACCACACCAACAGTCGCAACAGCCACAACATTTGCCATTGCTACAGCGGCCTACAGCGCATGCTAGCAGCAGCAATCCCTCGAGCAGCAGTCATTATGTTTGCTATTTGCCCGTTTTAAAGCCCGATGTTGTGCTCAGCGATCGCGGCCTATTTACTGTTTATTGTTTTGTCAGAGATTTTGTTAGGTAA